Proteins found in one Leptidea sinapis chromosome 23, ilLepSina1.1, whole genome shotgun sequence genomic segment:
- the LOC126971362 gene encoding putative leucine-rich repeat-containing protein DDB_G0290503 isoform X3 — translation MEMSDISKVANQRRVTQNADQLREKFSRETAKIIKLKVAQDTAYWDLEQKLQQVQDKHERLQQNMVELQMQYENVSGQYQDELRWRPETLNKLNSTRAICDVLEDYCERLKQTLSSCKSDQGALSAAYQDTAQIVRDLKAKHKQAEDKSKQDVSILESKVQQSIEHNRQLMEMFEANKQQIERELKTASENLADRDSLIKELSNKLSESNTKYNTAQSEMFQKNECIITLQRQMEHMVQEISSQSDEIKKAFLNKEKELEEAMESNATLKTALRDKEQYAKTLSDQNGSLQDKLTELEQMYSIALNTVEDFKIALTDASNKEDNLNTVIATLTKEKQDLLDDMKKKDEDASNVQEKLNTIITTLTEEKQKLLEDIKQKDEDASNKEDNLNTLIATLTKEKQDLLDDMKKKDEDASNVHEKLNTIITTLTEEKQKLLADIKEKDELIKSQNDKIDNLTESLETRVKEISDTAIELASALQEVENLKSSTEKLQSEKLTLNEQLEALQNEFKAHRDSSEQESLELRNSLVEKDKELDSKTTVIMNLISELNSSTSAQNKIQSELVNCRMQLEAEIEKVKLGDAANKEKEEELSKQMSTICEMRSEMAQLQEHKARMQEKIDNIQKELTGRPPISVPVMQPEHDDNAVMLTPVSNKQEKEAVTRRYEPQELENMLYNIFSDNSTDDSLHQVGQVKRRYAAISQGRQLPPPMTRPNGGAKRRSAVSSAQAEQAKKPAYSCDVQKSQEKNDFNDRKRFFKSRVIENKDKK, via the exons ATGGAAATGAGTGATATTAGCAAAGTTGCTAATCAAAGAAGAGTAACACAGAATGCTGATCAATTACGTGAAAAATTTTCACGCGAAACAGCGAAAATTATTAAGCTGAAG gtCGCGCAAGACACAGCCTATTGGGACCTGGAGCAGAAGTTGCAGCAGGTACAAGACAAACATGAGCGGCTGCAGCAGAACATGGTCGAGCTGCAGATGCAGTACGAGAACGTCTCCGGACAATACCAGGATGAGCTGCGCTGGCGGCCCGAAACACTCAATAA ACTAAATAGTACCCGAGCTATATGTGATGTGTTAGAGGACTACTGTGAGCGTCTCAAGCAGACGCTGTCCTCCTGCAAGAGTGACCAAGGAGCGCTCAGTGCGGCCTACCAGGACACCGCCCAAATCGTTCGAGATTTGAAAGCTAAACACAAACAAGCCGAAGACAAAAGTAAACAGGACGTTTCCATACTCGAAAGCAAAG TTCAACAGAGCATCGAACATAACAGACAGCTAATGGAAATGTTCGAGGCGAACAAACAGCAAATAGAAAGGGAGTTAAAAACTGCCTCCGAAAACTTGGCGGATAGAGATTCGCTTATCAAAGAGTTGAGCAACAAGCTTAGTGAGAGTAATACTAAATACAACACTGCTCAGAGTGAAATGTTCCAG aaaaacgaATGTATAATAACGCTTCAGAGGCAGATGGAGCACATGGTTCAAGAGATTTCCTCTCAGAGTGATGAGATTAAGAAGGCTTTTTTGAATAAAGAGAAAGA ACTTGAAGAAGCAATGGAGTCCAATGCTACTCTGAAGACAGCACTGAGGGATAAGGAGCAATACGCAAAGACTTTGAGCGACCAGAATGGCTCGTTGCAAGACAAGCTCACCGAGCTGGAACAAATGTATTCTATAGCGCTGAACACGGTGGAGGATTTCAAAATTGCACTAACG gATGCGTCCAACAAGGAAGATAATTTGAACACTGTCATAGCTACGCTCACGAAAGAGAAGCAAGATCTTCTAGatgatatgaaaaaaaaagatgaa gATGCGTCTAACGTCCAAGAGAAATTGAATACTATTATAACGACACTTACAGAAGAGAAACAGAAGCTTTTAGAAGACATTAAACAAAAGGATGAG GATGCGTCCAACAAGGAAGATAATTTGAACACTCTCATAGCTACGCTCACGAAAGAGAAGCAAGATCTTCTAGatgatatgaaaaaaaaagatgag gATGCGTCTAACGTCCACGAGAAATTGAATACTATTATAACGACACTTACAGAAGAGAAACAGAAGCTTTTAGCAGACATTAAAGAAAAGGATGAG TTAATTAAATCACAAAATGATAAAATTGATAATCTTACTGAGAGTTTGGAAACACGAGTCAAAGAGATATCAGACACAGCAATAGAACTCGCTAGTGCTCTGCAAGAAGTCGAAAACCTGAAGTCTAGCACTGAAAAGCTACAATCTGAAAAACTAACCCTGAATGAACAGCTGGAGGCATTACAAAATGAGTTTAAAGCTCACAG AGATTCGTCTGAACAAGAATCCCTCGAACTAAGAAACAGTTTAGTAGAAAAAGACAAGGAGCTAGATTCAAAGACGACTGTGATAATGAATCTTATATCTGAACTGAACAGCAGTACATCTGCACAAAACAAAATTCAATCTGAATTAGTTAACTGCAGGATGCAGCTAGAGGCCGAGATAGAAAAAGTAAAACTTGGAGATGCTGCTAATAAG gaGAAAGAGGAAGAGCTCTCTAAACAAATGTCTACCATTTGCGAGATGAGAAGTGAAATG GCCCAATTACAAGAACATAAAGCGAGAATGCAGgaaaaaatagataatattcaGAAGGAACTAACTGGGCGACCCCCGATAAGTGTGCCAGTTATGCAGCCAGAACACGATGATAATGCAGTAATGTTGACACCTGTGTCCAACAAG CAAGAAAAAGAAGCCGTAACTCGTCGCTACGAGCCCCAAGAGTTGGAGAACATGTTGTACAACATATTTAGTGACAACAGTACTGACGACAGCTTACAT CAGGTGGGTCAGGTGAAACGTAGATACGCTGCGATATCCCAGGGTCGTCAGCTGCCACCTCCTATGACGCGGCCCAACGGTGGTGCCAAACGACGAAGTGCTGTGTCGAGCGCGCAGGCCGAGCAAGCTAAAAAGCCTGCCTACAGTTGCGAC gTTCAAAAGTCTCAAGAGAAAAATGATTTTAACGACAGAAAAAGATTCTTTAAGTCTAGAGTTATTGAGAATAAGGacaaaaagtaa
- the LOC126971362 gene encoding putative leucine-rich repeat-containing protein DDB_G0290503 isoform X2: protein MEMSDISKVANQRRVTQNADQLREKFSRETAKIIKLKVAQDTAYWDLEQKLQQVQDKHERLQQNMVELQMQYENVSGQYQDELRWRPETLNKLNSTRAICDVLEDYCERLKQTLSSCKSDQGALSAAYQDTAQIVRDLKAKHKQAEDKSKQDVSILESKVQQSIEHNRQLMEMFEANKQQIERELKTASENLADRDSLIKELSNKLSESNTKYNTAQSEMFQKNECIITLQRQMEHMVQEISSQSDEIKKAFLNKEKELEEAMESNATLKTALRDKEQYAKTLSDQNGSLQDKLTELEQMYSIALNTVEDFKIALTDASNKEDNLNTVIATLTKEKQDLLDDMKKKDEDASNVQEKLNTIITTLTEEKQKLLEDIKQKDEDASNKEDNLNTLIATLTKEKQDLLDDMKKKDEDASNVHEKLNTIITTLTEEKQKLLADIKEKDELIKSQNDKIDNLTESLETRVKEISDTAIELASALQEVENLKSSTEKLQSEKLTLNEQLEALQNEFKAHRDSSEQESLELRNSLVEKDKELDSKTTVIMNLISELNSSTSAQNKIQSELVNCRMQLEAEIEKVKLGDAANKEKEEELSKQMSTICEMRSEMAQLQEHKARMQEKIDNIQKELTGRPPISVPVMQPEHDDNAVMLTPVSNKNTSKLRSPPLIKQQEKEAVTRRYEPQELENMLYNIFSDNSTDDSLHVGQVKRRYAAISQGRQLPPPMTRPNGGAKRRSAVSSAQAEQAKKPAYSCDVQKSQEKNDFNDRKRFFKSRVIENKDKK from the exons ATGGAAATGAGTGATATTAGCAAAGTTGCTAATCAAAGAAGAGTAACACAGAATGCTGATCAATTACGTGAAAAATTTTCACGCGAAACAGCGAAAATTATTAAGCTGAAG gtCGCGCAAGACACAGCCTATTGGGACCTGGAGCAGAAGTTGCAGCAGGTACAAGACAAACATGAGCGGCTGCAGCAGAACATGGTCGAGCTGCAGATGCAGTACGAGAACGTCTCCGGACAATACCAGGATGAGCTGCGCTGGCGGCCCGAAACACTCAATAA ACTAAATAGTACCCGAGCTATATGTGATGTGTTAGAGGACTACTGTGAGCGTCTCAAGCAGACGCTGTCCTCCTGCAAGAGTGACCAAGGAGCGCTCAGTGCGGCCTACCAGGACACCGCCCAAATCGTTCGAGATTTGAAAGCTAAACACAAACAAGCCGAAGACAAAAGTAAACAGGACGTTTCCATACTCGAAAGCAAAG TTCAACAGAGCATCGAACATAACAGACAGCTAATGGAAATGTTCGAGGCGAACAAACAGCAAATAGAAAGGGAGTTAAAAACTGCCTCCGAAAACTTGGCGGATAGAGATTCGCTTATCAAAGAGTTGAGCAACAAGCTTAGTGAGAGTAATACTAAATACAACACTGCTCAGAGTGAAATGTTCCAG aaaaacgaATGTATAATAACGCTTCAGAGGCAGATGGAGCACATGGTTCAAGAGATTTCCTCTCAGAGTGATGAGATTAAGAAGGCTTTTTTGAATAAAGAGAAAGA ACTTGAAGAAGCAATGGAGTCCAATGCTACTCTGAAGACAGCACTGAGGGATAAGGAGCAATACGCAAAGACTTTGAGCGACCAGAATGGCTCGTTGCAAGACAAGCTCACCGAGCTGGAACAAATGTATTCTATAGCGCTGAACACGGTGGAGGATTTCAAAATTGCACTAACG gATGCGTCCAACAAGGAAGATAATTTGAACACTGTCATAGCTACGCTCACGAAAGAGAAGCAAGATCTTCTAGatgatatgaaaaaaaaagatgaa gATGCGTCTAACGTCCAAGAGAAATTGAATACTATTATAACGACACTTACAGAAGAGAAACAGAAGCTTTTAGAAGACATTAAACAAAAGGATGAG GATGCGTCCAACAAGGAAGATAATTTGAACACTCTCATAGCTACGCTCACGAAAGAGAAGCAAGATCTTCTAGatgatatgaaaaaaaaagatgag gATGCGTCTAACGTCCACGAGAAATTGAATACTATTATAACGACACTTACAGAAGAGAAACAGAAGCTTTTAGCAGACATTAAAGAAAAGGATGAG TTAATTAAATCACAAAATGATAAAATTGATAATCTTACTGAGAGTTTGGAAACACGAGTCAAAGAGATATCAGACACAGCAATAGAACTCGCTAGTGCTCTGCAAGAAGTCGAAAACCTGAAGTCTAGCACTGAAAAGCTACAATCTGAAAAACTAACCCTGAATGAACAGCTGGAGGCATTACAAAATGAGTTTAAAGCTCACAG AGATTCGTCTGAACAAGAATCCCTCGAACTAAGAAACAGTTTAGTAGAAAAAGACAAGGAGCTAGATTCAAAGACGACTGTGATAATGAATCTTATATCTGAACTGAACAGCAGTACATCTGCACAAAACAAAATTCAATCTGAATTAGTTAACTGCAGGATGCAGCTAGAGGCCGAGATAGAAAAAGTAAAACTTGGAGATGCTGCTAATAAG gaGAAAGAGGAAGAGCTCTCTAAACAAATGTCTACCATTTGCGAGATGAGAAGTGAAATG GCCCAATTACAAGAACATAAAGCGAGAATGCAGgaaaaaatagataatattcaGAAGGAACTAACTGGGCGACCCCCGATAAGTGTGCCAGTTATGCAGCCAGAACACGATGATAATGCAGTAATGTTGACACCTGTGTCCAACAAG AATACTTCTAAACTACGATCACCACCTTTAATTAAACAGCAAGAAAAAGAAGCCGTAACTCGTCGCTACGAGCCCCAAGAGTTGGAGAACATGTTGTACAACATATTTAGTGACAACAGTACTGACGACAGCTTACAT GTGGGTCAGGTGAAACGTAGATACGCTGCGATATCCCAGGGTCGTCAGCTGCCACCTCCTATGACGCGGCCCAACGGTGGTGCCAAACGACGAAGTGCTGTGTCGAGCGCGCAGGCCGAGCAAGCTAAAAAGCCTGCCTACAGTTGCGAC gTTCAAAAGTCTCAAGAGAAAAATGATTTTAACGACAGAAAAAGATTCTTTAAGTCTAGAGTTATTGAGAATAAGGacaaaaagtaa
- the LOC126971362 gene encoding putative leucine-rich repeat-containing protein DDB_G0290503 isoform X1 — protein sequence MEMSDISKVANQRRVTQNADQLREKFSRETAKIIKLKVAQDTAYWDLEQKLQQVQDKHERLQQNMVELQMQYENVSGQYQDELRWRPETLNKLNSTRAICDVLEDYCERLKQTLSSCKSDQGALSAAYQDTAQIVRDLKAKHKQAEDKSKQDVSILESKVQQSIEHNRQLMEMFEANKQQIERELKTASENLADRDSLIKELSNKLSESNTKYNTAQSEMFQKNECIITLQRQMEHMVQEISSQSDEIKKAFLNKEKELEEAMESNATLKTALRDKEQYAKTLSDQNGSLQDKLTELEQMYSIALNTVEDFKIALTDASNKEDNLNTVIATLTKEKQDLLDDMKKKDEDASNVQEKLNTIITTLTEEKQKLLEDIKQKDEDASNKEDNLNTLIATLTKEKQDLLDDMKKKDEDASNVHEKLNTIITTLTEEKQKLLADIKEKDELIKSQNDKIDNLTESLETRVKEISDTAIELASALQEVENLKSSTEKLQSEKLTLNEQLEALQNEFKAHRDSSEQESLELRNSLVEKDKELDSKTTVIMNLISELNSSTSAQNKIQSELVNCRMQLEAEIEKVKLGDAANKEKEEELSKQMSTICEMRSEMAQLQEHKARMQEKIDNIQKELTGRPPISVPVMQPEHDDNAVMLTPVSNKNTSKLRSPPLIKQQEKEAVTRRYEPQELENMLYNIFSDNSTDDSLHQVGQVKRRYAAISQGRQLPPPMTRPNGGAKRRSAVSSAQAEQAKKPAYSCDVQKSQEKNDFNDRKRFFKSRVIENKDKK from the exons ATGGAAATGAGTGATATTAGCAAAGTTGCTAATCAAAGAAGAGTAACACAGAATGCTGATCAATTACGTGAAAAATTTTCACGCGAAACAGCGAAAATTATTAAGCTGAAG gtCGCGCAAGACACAGCCTATTGGGACCTGGAGCAGAAGTTGCAGCAGGTACAAGACAAACATGAGCGGCTGCAGCAGAACATGGTCGAGCTGCAGATGCAGTACGAGAACGTCTCCGGACAATACCAGGATGAGCTGCGCTGGCGGCCCGAAACACTCAATAA ACTAAATAGTACCCGAGCTATATGTGATGTGTTAGAGGACTACTGTGAGCGTCTCAAGCAGACGCTGTCCTCCTGCAAGAGTGACCAAGGAGCGCTCAGTGCGGCCTACCAGGACACCGCCCAAATCGTTCGAGATTTGAAAGCTAAACACAAACAAGCCGAAGACAAAAGTAAACAGGACGTTTCCATACTCGAAAGCAAAG TTCAACAGAGCATCGAACATAACAGACAGCTAATGGAAATGTTCGAGGCGAACAAACAGCAAATAGAAAGGGAGTTAAAAACTGCCTCCGAAAACTTGGCGGATAGAGATTCGCTTATCAAAGAGTTGAGCAACAAGCTTAGTGAGAGTAATACTAAATACAACACTGCTCAGAGTGAAATGTTCCAG aaaaacgaATGTATAATAACGCTTCAGAGGCAGATGGAGCACATGGTTCAAGAGATTTCCTCTCAGAGTGATGAGATTAAGAAGGCTTTTTTGAATAAAGAGAAAGA ACTTGAAGAAGCAATGGAGTCCAATGCTACTCTGAAGACAGCACTGAGGGATAAGGAGCAATACGCAAAGACTTTGAGCGACCAGAATGGCTCGTTGCAAGACAAGCTCACCGAGCTGGAACAAATGTATTCTATAGCGCTGAACACGGTGGAGGATTTCAAAATTGCACTAACG gATGCGTCCAACAAGGAAGATAATTTGAACACTGTCATAGCTACGCTCACGAAAGAGAAGCAAGATCTTCTAGatgatatgaaaaaaaaagatgaa gATGCGTCTAACGTCCAAGAGAAATTGAATACTATTATAACGACACTTACAGAAGAGAAACAGAAGCTTTTAGAAGACATTAAACAAAAGGATGAG GATGCGTCCAACAAGGAAGATAATTTGAACACTCTCATAGCTACGCTCACGAAAGAGAAGCAAGATCTTCTAGatgatatgaaaaaaaaagatgag gATGCGTCTAACGTCCACGAGAAATTGAATACTATTATAACGACACTTACAGAAGAGAAACAGAAGCTTTTAGCAGACATTAAAGAAAAGGATGAG TTAATTAAATCACAAAATGATAAAATTGATAATCTTACTGAGAGTTTGGAAACACGAGTCAAAGAGATATCAGACACAGCAATAGAACTCGCTAGTGCTCTGCAAGAAGTCGAAAACCTGAAGTCTAGCACTGAAAAGCTACAATCTGAAAAACTAACCCTGAATGAACAGCTGGAGGCATTACAAAATGAGTTTAAAGCTCACAG AGATTCGTCTGAACAAGAATCCCTCGAACTAAGAAACAGTTTAGTAGAAAAAGACAAGGAGCTAGATTCAAAGACGACTGTGATAATGAATCTTATATCTGAACTGAACAGCAGTACATCTGCACAAAACAAAATTCAATCTGAATTAGTTAACTGCAGGATGCAGCTAGAGGCCGAGATAGAAAAAGTAAAACTTGGAGATGCTGCTAATAAG gaGAAAGAGGAAGAGCTCTCTAAACAAATGTCTACCATTTGCGAGATGAGAAGTGAAATG GCCCAATTACAAGAACATAAAGCGAGAATGCAGgaaaaaatagataatattcaGAAGGAACTAACTGGGCGACCCCCGATAAGTGTGCCAGTTATGCAGCCAGAACACGATGATAATGCAGTAATGTTGACACCTGTGTCCAACAAG AATACTTCTAAACTACGATCACCACCTTTAATTAAACAGCAAGAAAAAGAAGCCGTAACTCGTCGCTACGAGCCCCAAGAGTTGGAGAACATGTTGTACAACATATTTAGTGACAACAGTACTGACGACAGCTTACAT CAGGTGGGTCAGGTGAAACGTAGATACGCTGCGATATCCCAGGGTCGTCAGCTGCCACCTCCTATGACGCGGCCCAACGGTGGTGCCAAACGACGAAGTGCTGTGTCGAGCGCGCAGGCCGAGCAAGCTAAAAAGCCTGCCTACAGTTGCGAC gTTCAAAAGTCTCAAGAGAAAAATGATTTTAACGACAGAAAAAGATTCTTTAAGTCTAGAGTTATTGAGAATAAGGacaaaaagtaa
- the LOC126971362 gene encoding putative leucine-rich repeat-containing protein DDB_G0290503 isoform X5: MEMSDISKVANQRRVTQNADQLREKFSRETAKIIKLKVAQDTAYWDLEQKLQQVQDKHERLQQNMVELQMQYENVSGQYQDELRWRPETLNKLNSTRAICDVLEDYCERLKQTLSSCKSDQGALSAAYQDTAQIVRDLKAKHKQAEDKSKQDVSILESKVQQSIEHNRQLMEMFEANKQQIERELKTASENLADRDSLIKELSNKLSESNTKYNTAQSEMFQKNECIITLQRQMEHMVQEISSQSDEIKKAFLNKEKELEEAMESNATLKTALRDKEQYAKTLSDQNGSLQDKLTELEQMYSIALNTVEDFKIALTDASNKEDNLNTVIATLTKEKQDLLDDMKKKDEDASNVQEKLNTIITTLTEEKQKLLEDIKQKDEDASNVHEKLNTIITTLTEEKQKLLADIKEKDELIKSQNDKIDNLTESLETRVKEISDTAIELASALQEVENLKSSTEKLQSEKLTLNEQLEALQNEFKAHRDSSEQESLELRNSLVEKDKELDSKTTVIMNLISELNSSTSAQNKIQSELVNCRMQLEAEIEKVKLGDAANKEKEEELSKQMSTICEMRSEMAQLQEHKARMQEKIDNIQKELTGRPPISVPVMQPEHDDNAVMLTPVSNKNTSKLRSPPLIKQQEKEAVTRRYEPQELENMLYNIFSDNSTDDSLHQVGQVKRRYAAISQGRQLPPPMTRPNGGAKRRSAVSSAQAEQAKKPAYSCDVQKSQEKNDFNDRKRFFKSRVIENKDKK, translated from the exons ATGGAAATGAGTGATATTAGCAAAGTTGCTAATCAAAGAAGAGTAACACAGAATGCTGATCAATTACGTGAAAAATTTTCACGCGAAACAGCGAAAATTATTAAGCTGAAG gtCGCGCAAGACACAGCCTATTGGGACCTGGAGCAGAAGTTGCAGCAGGTACAAGACAAACATGAGCGGCTGCAGCAGAACATGGTCGAGCTGCAGATGCAGTACGAGAACGTCTCCGGACAATACCAGGATGAGCTGCGCTGGCGGCCCGAAACACTCAATAA ACTAAATAGTACCCGAGCTATATGTGATGTGTTAGAGGACTACTGTGAGCGTCTCAAGCAGACGCTGTCCTCCTGCAAGAGTGACCAAGGAGCGCTCAGTGCGGCCTACCAGGACACCGCCCAAATCGTTCGAGATTTGAAAGCTAAACACAAACAAGCCGAAGACAAAAGTAAACAGGACGTTTCCATACTCGAAAGCAAAG TTCAACAGAGCATCGAACATAACAGACAGCTAATGGAAATGTTCGAGGCGAACAAACAGCAAATAGAAAGGGAGTTAAAAACTGCCTCCGAAAACTTGGCGGATAGAGATTCGCTTATCAAAGAGTTGAGCAACAAGCTTAGTGAGAGTAATACTAAATACAACACTGCTCAGAGTGAAATGTTCCAG aaaaacgaATGTATAATAACGCTTCAGAGGCAGATGGAGCACATGGTTCAAGAGATTTCCTCTCAGAGTGATGAGATTAAGAAGGCTTTTTTGAATAAAGAGAAAGA ACTTGAAGAAGCAATGGAGTCCAATGCTACTCTGAAGACAGCACTGAGGGATAAGGAGCAATACGCAAAGACTTTGAGCGACCAGAATGGCTCGTTGCAAGACAAGCTCACCGAGCTGGAACAAATGTATTCTATAGCGCTGAACACGGTGGAGGATTTCAAAATTGCACTAACG gATGCGTCCAACAAGGAAGATAATTTGAACACTGTCATAGCTACGCTCACGAAAGAGAAGCAAGATCTTCTAGatgatatgaaaaaaaaagatgaa gATGCGTCTAACGTCCAAGAGAAATTGAATACTATTATAACGACACTTACAGAAGAGAAACAGAAGCTTTTAGAAGACATTAAACAAAAGGATGAG gATGCGTCTAACGTCCACGAGAAATTGAATACTATTATAACGACACTTACAGAAGAGAAACAGAAGCTTTTAGCAGACATTAAAGAAAAGGATGAG TTAATTAAATCACAAAATGATAAAATTGATAATCTTACTGAGAGTTTGGAAACACGAGTCAAAGAGATATCAGACACAGCAATAGAACTCGCTAGTGCTCTGCAAGAAGTCGAAAACCTGAAGTCTAGCACTGAAAAGCTACAATCTGAAAAACTAACCCTGAATGAACAGCTGGAGGCATTACAAAATGAGTTTAAAGCTCACAG AGATTCGTCTGAACAAGAATCCCTCGAACTAAGAAACAGTTTAGTAGAAAAAGACAAGGAGCTAGATTCAAAGACGACTGTGATAATGAATCTTATATCTGAACTGAACAGCAGTACATCTGCACAAAACAAAATTCAATCTGAATTAGTTAACTGCAGGATGCAGCTAGAGGCCGAGATAGAAAAAGTAAAACTTGGAGATGCTGCTAATAAG gaGAAAGAGGAAGAGCTCTCTAAACAAATGTCTACCATTTGCGAGATGAGAAGTGAAATG GCCCAATTACAAGAACATAAAGCGAGAATGCAGgaaaaaatagataatattcaGAAGGAACTAACTGGGCGACCCCCGATAAGTGTGCCAGTTATGCAGCCAGAACACGATGATAATGCAGTAATGTTGACACCTGTGTCCAACAAG AATACTTCTAAACTACGATCACCACCTTTAATTAAACAGCAAGAAAAAGAAGCCGTAACTCGTCGCTACGAGCCCCAAGAGTTGGAGAACATGTTGTACAACATATTTAGTGACAACAGTACTGACGACAGCTTACAT CAGGTGGGTCAGGTGAAACGTAGATACGCTGCGATATCCCAGGGTCGTCAGCTGCCACCTCCTATGACGCGGCCCAACGGTGGTGCCAAACGACGAAGTGCTGTGTCGAGCGCGCAGGCCGAGCAAGCTAAAAAGCCTGCCTACAGTTGCGAC gTTCAAAAGTCTCAAGAGAAAAATGATTTTAACGACAGAAAAAGATTCTTTAAGTCTAGAGTTATTGAGAATAAGGacaaaaagtaa